AAATAACATTGCCATGAGAAAGTGTAGCACCTTTAGGAAAGCCTGTAGTACCTGATGTATAAAGGATGCTTGCAGGATCATCGCGACTCATTTCAACGGCGCGTGCTTCAGGAGAAGATTTTGCCATCAGTTGTTTTAGACTAATACCTTTATTGGCTCTACCTTCTGCAATCAAAATATGTTGCAATTGAGGTAAGTCTGGCTCTTGAATATACTCGGTTTGCGACTCTGTTGTAATAATTGCTTTGGCAGCACAATCGTTGAGAATGTATCTAACTTCATCGGTTTTGAGCATAATGTTGATTGAGACAGCAACCGCGCCAATTTTCAGAATGCCAAGATAAGAAATTACAAATTCTGGAATGTTTGGTAAAAATAAGGCTACACGATCTCTACGTCTAATATCCAAACTGCGTAGACCGTTAGCAACGCGATTTACCATTTCATCAAGGTCTTTGTAAGTAAAAGATTCTTCTTCAAAAATTATGGCTGGTTTGTTGGGGAAAAGGTAGCAACTAAGCTCTAGATTTTGGGCAATATTCATCATTGAATCACCTTAATATCTTAATTCGCAATTTGTCATTAAAAAATTTTTGCTTTGCTGATTGAGAGGATGAATTAGTCTCACGCAGAGGCGCAGAGAACGAGAAAAGAGAAATAAGGGAGTAGTTACATTGAAAGGTATAAATTAGTACCCTAATTCAGCAACACCAATTTTTAATTACAAATTACGTTGACTTTAAGCTCGAAAAAATATGCTCAACTGCTTGCACAATTAAACCACCACCAGCGATATCAGCTGAAATCCGGGCAATATGCTCATCTAAACATTGCTCGTTGTCGTTCCAAATGTATGGACGCACAGACGTTAGTGGCTTTCCAACTACCTCGCAGACTGCTGTGTATAACTGCACAGTATTGGGTGAGAGGCATGTACGTGCATCATAATGACCTTTCATCTTATATGTGCGGAGGTCAACAGCTTGAACTCCAAACATCAACGCGATCGCCATATAATTCTGAAATATGTCTACGGAACGACGTGTCAAATTTGCGGAAATATAGCCTTGGCTGTTAATATTTTGATTAAATTGCTCGGCGTGGGTAGGAAAGCGATCGGCTAGGGAATTTCCATAGAAGCTCAACAGTGGCATAATCGAGTTTCCACTGATTTGCAAACCTTTGAGTCCCATATTAACTTTGCGATCGCTATTACCAACTAAAGAGGGTGGTAAGCCGTTGCTAAACTCTGGCGAGACAAGAAGTGCAATCTGCACATCGATGTGTTTGGCCAATAGCCCTATGTAATAACGTAGGCGATCCATTGTCACACCCACATACTGTCCGAGAAAATTGCCGCCGTGATAACTAACTTGGTTCTCGACATCAATCAATGGGTTATCGGTGACTGAGTTCATTTCTACCTCGATTTGCTTGGTAATCTCTGATACCCCATCAACGATTGGCCCTATGAACTGTGCCAGACAGCGGAGAGAATAACGATCCTGTATCAGATCTTTACCACGGTATTCGTGTTTACCATCCAACTCTTCACGAACTAAAGATGAATCTTTCAGCAGAGAAAACATTTGATCTGCTGTCCATAGTTGACCGGGATGTGGCTTGCACTGATGAATAAACGGGTGGAAAGATTGATTCGTTCCGTATAAACCTTGGATGGCTAAGGCGTGTACACCCATTGTCAGAGCGAGCAAAACTTTCGCATCGTACACACAGTTAGCTGCAATACCTGTCATGACTGAGGTGCCATTCATCATTGCTAAACCTTCTTTCGGTTGCAATTGCAACTTTGGCAAACCCAAACGAGACAAGGCTGTAACGGCATCCATTTCTTTACCGTCGAAGTCAACTGTAAAGCTAGGATCTAGACCGATTAGTGCCCCAGTAATGTAGGATAATGGCACCAAATCGCCGCTAGCACCGATAGAGCCAAACTCATAGACATGGGGTGTCACGCCAGCGTTGAGGAAAGTTTCAATCCGCTGAATAAGTTCGAGTCGTATACCAGACGCACCATACAAATGTGAATTTGCACGTAAGAGCATAGCTGCACGCACGTCTGCTAACGATAATTTGTTTCCTGCGCCGGATTTCAGAAACCAAATTAAATTAGTCTGAAGTTCCGCTGCTTGTTCGCGAGAGATGACAACATCTGCCATACCGCCAAAGCCAGATGTCACCCCGTAAATTGGCTGTGCTGTTTCGACTGCATTGTTAATGTAATCACAAGATGCTTGAACACCCCGAATGACATCTGCATTATCAGTTAAGCGCACCTGTGTTCCATGACGAGCAACATTTACAACCTCGTCGATTGTCAGATTGCGATCGCCTACAGTTACGATTGAATCTGAACTATTAGTGAAAGGTATTTGCCAAGAACGCGTTATGTTCTGTTGTAGAGATGTTATATTCATACACTGGTTATTCTCAAATTTTAACAGGCCTCTATCAAGCCTTTCGGAATGTATCTTAATTACGAATTACGTTAGGTAGCGGGGCGTAGCCCATTACGAATTACGAATTACTATAGACCCCACTCAAAAATAGCAGCACCCCAAGAAAGTCCTGCTCCAAACCCAGCTAAAGCAACAACATCGTGCGCTTTAATTTGCCCTCGCCGAACAGCTTCATCCAAAGCTAGGGGAATTGAAGCAGCAGAAGTATTTCCGTAATTTGCTAAATTGCTAATGATTTTTTCATCAGGAATTCCTAAACGTTGAGCCACAGCCTCTAAAATCCGCTGATTGGCCTGATGCATCAATAGCCAGTCTACCTGTTTAACATCCAGACCTGCCCGGAATAGTGCCTTTTCAATAACTTCAGGGACTTTTTGAATAGCAAATCGGTAAACTTCTTGTCCGTTCATTGCAATAGGTTTATATGTACCTTGACCAACGCTAATATTATCAACAAGTACTTTCTCTTCCTCCTGGAATTCCAATTTCAAATGCTGATTTTGCGTGCCATTAGTATGAAGTTGAAAACCAAGGAGATAATCATATTCACTTGCTTGTAAAACCACTGCTCCTGCTCCATCACCAAATAGAATGCAGGTACGTCGGTCAGACCAATCTACCCACCGTGAAAGAACTTCAGCACCAATGAGAAGAACATTTTGATAAGTACCAGTCCGCATAAATTGGGCAGCAGTTACCAAACCAAAAACAAAACCAGAGCAAGCTGCTGTTAAATCAAAAGCTACAGCTTGGGTAGCTCCGAGTCGAGCTTGGATTTGACTGGCATTACCAAACAAATCATCAGGAGTAGATGTAGCTAAGATAATTAAATCTAAGTCTTGTGCTGTTATACCTGCCATATCTATGGCTTTTTGAGCCGCTTCAGTAGCCATAGTTGTGAGCGAGTTTTTGGCTGGAAGAAGATGGCGACGGTGAATTCCTGTGCGAGATTTGATCCAATCATCACAAGTAACCACCATTTGATTGAGTTGATGATTATCTAAGCACTGATCTGGAACCGCAGAGCCAGTCCCTGTCAAAACAATACCTTGTCTTACTAAGGATTTCATCTGCTTTAATTGCTAATTATTTTGTGTAGTTAAAATCTTTGATTCTGCTTTACCTTTGTAAGGTGTGTTATGCCGTAGGCTAACGCACCATCCTAGATTTTCGGTGCGTTAGCTTACGGCATAACACACCCTAATAACTCCTAACTCCTAGCTCAAATTTTTTAAAAGCTAAAGAGACATTATGTCCTCCAAAACCAAAAGAGTTAGAAAGAGCAACATCTACTCTTTGAGTTCGACTTTTATGGGGAACATAGTCTAAATCACAGTTTGGATCTGGCTGTTCTAAATTGATTGTTGGTGGAATTAAATCAAGAGCCACACTCTTGACTGTAGCAACAGCTTCGATGCCTCCAGCAGCGCCCAAAAGATGGCCAGTCATTGATTTTGTGGAACTAATAGGAATTTGGAAAGCGCGATCGCCAAGAGCTTTTTTAATCGCTAAAGTTTCTATGGCATCATTAGCTAAGGTGCTAGTGCCGTGAGCATTAATATAACTGACTTCGTTGGGGAATATGCCACCATCTTTTAAAGCTAGTTCCATAGCTCTCATGACTCCCTCTCCGCTAGGAGTTGGAGCAGTCATGTGGTAAGCATCACAAGTCAGACCATAACCAACAATTTCTGCATAGATTTTTGCTCCACGGCCAAGAGCGTGTTCTAATTCCTCTAAGAATAAAATGCCTGCTCCTTCTCCCATCACAAAACCATTGCGATCACGATCGAACGGACGAGAGGCACGGGTGGGTTCTTCATTTGCGGTTGATAGCGTCTTGGCAGAACCGAAGGCAGCTATAGACAGAGGTGTAATCACAGCTTCTGTACCACCACAAATCATTCCTAAAGCATGACCTAACTGAATTGAGCGAAAAGCTTCTCCGATAGCATTACCTCCAGCAGCGCAAGCTGAAACAGTACAAAAGTTTGGCCCTTTAGCTCCTGTGTAAATTGCTATTAGTCCAGCTGCCATGTTAGCTATTGTCATCGGCACTGTAAAAGGACTACAGCGTTTAGATCCCTGAGTCAGGAGAACTTTTTCTTGCTCCTCTACAGTATAGAGGCCGCCCATACCGTTGCCCACAATAACGCCCACTTGAGTAGCATTAGAGTCATTAATTTCAAAACCAGCATCGGCGATCGCTTGAAGACTTGCAGAGATTCCAAATTGAGCAAAACGAGATATATGCTTAACATCTTTGCGTTCTAGATAATCATAAGGGTTAAAGTCTCTAACTTCGCCTGCAATTCTACATATATGCAAAGAAGCATCAAATTGGGTAATCAAATCAATTCCACTTCGTCCCGCAATCAATCCTTCCCAATATTCCTTGATGGTATTTCCTAAAGGGGTAATAGCTCCCATACCTGTAACTACAACCCGCCGGATATTTTTGCTAATCATAAGTAAAACTCAAATAAAAACTTTCTGATTGATGTAATTAACGATTTGTTGTACTGTTACAAGTTGCTTTGCTTCCCGATGAGGAATTTTTGTATTGAAAGTATCCTCT
The Nostoc punctiforme PCC 73102 genome window above contains:
- a CDS encoding HAL/PAL/TAL family ammonia-lyase, translated to MNITSLQQNITRSWQIPFTNSSDSIVTVGDRNLTIDEVVNVARHGTQVRLTDNADVIRGVQASCDYINNAVETAQPIYGVTSGFGGMADVVISREQAAELQTNLIWFLKSGAGNKLSLADVRAAMLLRANSHLYGASGIRLELIQRIETFLNAGVTPHVYEFGSIGASGDLVPLSYITGALIGLDPSFTVDFDGKEMDAVTALSRLGLPKLQLQPKEGLAMMNGTSVMTGIAANCVYDAKVLLALTMGVHALAIQGLYGTNQSFHPFIHQCKPHPGQLWTADQMFSLLKDSSLVREELDGKHEYRGKDLIQDRYSLRCLAQFIGPIVDGVSEITKQIEVEMNSVTDNPLIDVENQVSYHGGNFLGQYVGVTMDRLRYYIGLLAKHIDVQIALLVSPEFSNGLPPSLVGNSDRKVNMGLKGLQISGNSIMPLLSFYGNSLADRFPTHAEQFNQNINSQGYISANLTRRSVDIFQNYMAIALMFGVQAVDLRTYKMKGHYDARTCLSPNTVQLYTAVCEVVGKPLTSVRPYIWNDNEQCLDEHIARISADIAGGGLIVQAVEHIFSSLKST
- a CDS encoding beta-ketoacyl-ACP synthase III, producing MKSLVRQGIVLTGTGSAVPDQCLDNHQLNQMVVTCDDWIKSRTGIHRRHLLPAKNSLTTMATEAAQKAIDMAGITAQDLDLIILATSTPDDLFGNASQIQARLGATQAVAFDLTAACSGFVFGLVTAAQFMRTGTYQNVLLIGAEVLSRWVDWSDRRTCILFGDGAGAVVLQASEYDYLLGFQLHTNGTQNQHLKLEFQEEEKVLVDNISVGQGTYKPIAMNGQEVYRFAIQKVPEVIEKALFRAGLDVKQVDWLLMHQANQRILEAVAQRLGIPDEKIISNLANYGNTSAASIPLALDEAVRRGQIKAHDVVALAGFGAGLSWGAAIFEWGL
- the fabF gene encoding beta-ketoacyl-ACP synthase II encodes the protein MISKNIRRVVVTGMGAITPLGNTIKEYWEGLIAGRSGIDLITQFDASLHICRIAGEVRDFNPYDYLERKDVKHISRFAQFGISASLQAIADAGFEINDSNATQVGVIVGNGMGGLYTVEEQEKVLLTQGSKRCSPFTVPMTIANMAAGLIAIYTGAKGPNFCTVSACAAGGNAIGEAFRSIQLGHALGMICGGTEAVITPLSIAAFGSAKTLSTANEEPTRASRPFDRDRNGFVMGEGAGILFLEELEHALGRGAKIYAEIVGYGLTCDAYHMTAPTPSGEGVMRAMELALKDGGIFPNEVSYINAHGTSTLANDAIETLAIKKALGDRAFQIPISSTKSMTGHLLGAAGGIEAVATVKSVALDLIPPTINLEQPDPNCDLDYVPHKSRTQRVDVALSNSFGFGGHNVSLAFKKFELGVRSY